The stretch of DNA ATTGAGTGGTTAATAaatttcatagtttaaaaaataaaaaataaaaatctaaaattttgtgggcatAATAGAGTTTGAGtccatttttattaaaagagtttcaaaattattttttagtttatttctgaaaaataatattttttcaaaatttttccataaaataattttgattttttctaataaaaaaatatttataatattttttatttttttcaaaatttttttattcaaaaaaaatcttttttaattttactcataaaatttttcaagaacaaatattttaaaaatattttcaataaaaatatattttagatattttttcaaaagataTTTTAGATATATCAATGAACAAATGTTTAGttcattgatatatatatatatatatatatatcaatgaaCTAAACATTGAGTCTACAAGCTCTCTcatttaaattcataaaaaataatagataaaaatttaaaaaaattatttcaataagagtttgatattaaaaatttagtagGAGATTTTTGAGAGagttttgaattttaaactTTATTAAGAGCTCTATATAGGAGATGATACATagatatatcaattaaaatttgtcCAAAGTACTCAATTTTGTGAAGAATAATACACAAATAGACCGCGGCTGTGGCTATACATATACATGATAAATAGGGATGaaaataggctaggccgtccgacaggggcctatggcttggcctacttatggcctggtctggcctatttaataaaaaggtcaggctcaggctgtttttaaagcctatttatataaataggtcagactcaggcttgtaaaaaagcctattaggtctgacaggccagcctatatatattttatatgtattccattctctattttttcttgttctaattttcattgcactcactccaacaaacatgtatgaaaacaacatattttttataaaaaccgatattatttatttgttactttatattttataaaaaccaatactatttatttgttatctttatatatattattagtatataaatttagaaaccctaattgtttattattactgaatatgagtttgtttgagaggtaatattccgagttgtttgagaggatttgtttagaatttttttatttaatatatatatacatatacacattagtattggtatatggagaatcatataaatcgatatgtgtagagcatcatgtagctatagataattgtttatttattacctttatatatatattattactaaatatgatgttgcacaagaggatttgtttgagaggtaataatcggagtttgtttgagaccatttgtttgagagatagtaatgggtgcgtttgttttaataaaaaaattattcttttaaaccaaaaatcatcttttagggtttaaagggtgtttgtttcatatttttttaaaattattttgttagaaaaattatttttaatgtgaataaggcttttaaataggcatATAGGCTAGGCCacgataggccgtaggccagactcaggccgaaaaaaaagcctatcatagaccgtaggccagacttaggcctcaaaaattcatcgtaggccagactcaggcctttcaaagcctggcctgccctattcccacccctaatgaTAAATAATgtgagttaattttaaaaaaatggataaatatatttgatttacagtaaaaaaaataaataataacaacaacaaaagaataATATGGAAACCTATTATAGCCGATTCAATTCAACGGGTTCACGGATGGACCTTTTTAAATGGGACCACATTACGGGACCATAAAATTAACAATGTTTATTATATCTGAAATTTGGTTAAGAAAATTAAGTACATGCATAATCAATctgtcttaaatattttattttaattttaagaattagatccttataaaaaaaatatataattttaataattaaaataaaggataaaataaattttaatttctataaaattttaaaattttatttaaattcttataattaaaatatcaactttttagtctataaatttttttattctcttttaatctttcttttgaaaagttatttttttaaataatatttttagttctataaaatcatattaaaaataaaaaataatagaatttagagattaaatttaaaatattataattttataataattaaaaatatatctaatcCAAAATTActatcattttattatattattaaaaaaaaacttggaAACCTTATCaattgaaaaatatgtattGTTGAGCTGTGCAAACAATCCAATAATCGATTATTCATGTTCATATCTAGGTTAGAAAGGTTTCCCAACCAAATTCTTGATTCCAGTCTATTAGCTAACCCAACTTGATTATGACAGAAGCAACATTAAACTAATTTAGCAAGTCCTTTACAATCTTGGAAAATCAATTCAatgtcaacaacaacaatacaaTGCAGTTCACCACAATTGCTGCACCAGACTCTGACAGTGAGAGTGTGAACTGTCAAGTTGCAATTCAACTtatgaatatgatttttaatttaatattaaaaataaaaagagggaTATAGAATTAAAAAGTAAGCACAATTTTGTATGATAGGAATTGTTAAAGAAAAGAGGGATGgactttgtaaagaaagaatAAAACTAAAGTTGACCATTCATTTTCCAATTGTAATTTCATAAACGTGTCAACGAGTTATCCCCGAAACCACCTTAGCATGATAAGCATAGTAACAATAACATGGAAACATAAACAAGAACGATTAAGATCAGATTGCGAAGTGCAGAAGCACTCTTTCTCTGCATTAGAAGCAAATCTTATacaaaatgacacaaataccccctttcttaatataattaatagagACGTAAATAGAGACAAGTTGACCGTTTCTTTGCCTccaaaaattaacaacagtaaccGACCTCTCCTTCTTCCCTTAATTTCCTCTCTTCCTCTTCTCTACCCCAAACCTTGAAAACACATCAcaaaccaaaattaaaaaaaattaaaataacttaattgacaaatataataattattatagttaatttttaacaaaaataataataaaattcaaacgGCATATTTCATTGTCTTATTTGTCATCTCATTTTCCATTCTAAATTCCAACCTCCTCCCGCCGATGGCCACCATGGAACGCCGGAAAACGCTGACCATGAATTGGGACGGCCTCGGCGACGATGAGGACGACTTACACTTCTTTGAAACCTATAACCGTCTCTCCACCGCCGTTCCCGACGATTTAGCTTCTTCCTCCGACGAAGAAGATAATGATTATGAAGACAGTCGATTATCCTTCGCCTCCGCAGTTTCCTCCTTTCACCCTGCAAAACATCGAAAGCCGCCAGAGCTTCCGTCGGCATCCTCCATTACTCCAAACTACGATATCTGGATGGCTGCTCCTGGATCCATCACCGAAAGAAGACGAAGATTGCTTGGAAGCATGGGATTggatgaaaagaaagaaaatctcAAAGTTACAAGTGTCGCCATTGGCCGCGCCATCACGAAAAAGTTCGAAAACAACCAAAGAGAAACTTCTCCTTCTTCAAATTCATCCCATTCCGGTACaaattcatcatcttcttcagtTTCCACTACTAGTCCTACTACTACTACAACAACTTCCTCTGTTTCCGGTCAGCGAAAATCAGAGCAGTCACCTGTTTCATATGTCCTCGTTCGATCGCGATCAGAAGGTGACATTGATTCATTCTCCATGGCAAAATTAAGGAAGGAGGAAATAATAGGAAAGATTTCAAAGCAGCGGTTAACCAGAACCGCTACTGACATAGGCGTGCCGAGCACACGGGCTCGACACGCAAATGGAAACAGATTTATAGTGAAGGATTCACATTCTGGTGAATCCGGCCACAAACGCTTACCATCGTCACAGATGGTAACACAGATGGTAACGCCCGGCTCAGCGGTCGGAGCGTTCTTTTTAATAAAGAACTTAGATACAGGAAAAGAGTTTATCGTAAACGAATACGGCGAAAACGGAATGTGGAATCGGTTAAGCGATTTAGAAACAGGGAAACAGTTAACAATGGAGGAATTCGAAAACACGGTGGGGCATTCGGCGGTTGTTAAGGAAATAATGAGACGTGCTAATGTTGGAAGAAATGATGGTTATGGGAAGAAACTAGCTTcaaattcttatattttgagGAGTTTAAAGTTAAGTAAAAGAAGAGGTGCTTCATTGTTGAAGAATATTAAAGGTGTTGCAAGTGGATTCGTTGgtgaaagagaaagagaagttGTTGCGCCACAAGTTGTTGCGCCACCAGTTGTTgaaccacaacaacaacaacaaaaaactcaAGGGAAGAATAAATGGGTTAAGGTTAGACAAAGTGGGAAATCACAAAAGGAGCTTTCAGCTTTACATATGTGTCAAGAGTTTCAAGCACATGAAGGGTGTATTTGGACGATTAAGTTTAGTTTGGATGGTCGTTTTTTGGCTAGTGCTGGTGAGGATAAAGCGATTCACATTTGGGAAGTGCAAGAATGTGAGGTTATGTCTATGAAACCTGAGGAAGGGAATTTAACACCTATTCATCCTTCTTTGGTTTCTTCTATGGAGAAAACTAGTGGGGAGGCACCTTCTTTGGGTAAGAAGAAAGGGAAATTTGGAAGTAAAAGAGGGAGTGCTATTCCTGATTATGTTCATGTGCCTGAAAATGTTTTTACTTTTTCTGAGAAGCCTTATTGTTCTTTTCATGGTCATTTGGATGAAGTTTTGGATTTGTCTTGGTCTAGATCTCAGGTATGTGTGTGCTTTTAGATCATCTTTTTATACTACTTCTTCTGTTTTAGATTTGCATTTGCTACAACATTGTGATTTGATTGAGAATAAggtttaaacttaattttaattataattgttgTCAATAAAGTACAAACACATACACGACAACAACACATTTACCCAAGTAATAAGTTGAGATCGACAATGTCGTGTCGTGTTAGTGTCAAACATCAAACATGTTAGATACTAAAAATGTTTTTGATCGATAAATATTGATCATTCGGAGATTGCAACATGATAATATGATTGATGAGATCATAAACTATAAAGATTGCAACAAGATAATATAATTTATGGGATCataatcactttttttattgtgcatatacataaaaaaacatttaatgtCATTGTGTACATGTTAATTATGTACATTTTTTAAAGACtggttttatatttttgaaaaattgttatttaGTTTACAGAACCTCAACAATCTTAATGTTGAAGATGAGAAATACTAATTTGAGCATAACTAATGcttatttctcttttaatttttttcatttgagtgtgtcaaaacatttttaatttgagGTTGTGATCTCATAAAATTTGCTCCTTCATGACTGCATTTTAGAACTTTGGTGGATACAGAGTAAaacattaaaaatgtattttgcttttcCTTACAGCTACTTCTTTCATCTTCAATGGATAAGACAGTGAGACTGTGGGACTTGGAAACTAAGGCATGCTTGAAATTTTTTGCACATAAT from Cicer arietinum cultivar CDC Frontier isolate Library 1 chromosome 3, Cicar.CDCFrontier_v2.0, whole genome shotgun sequence encodes:
- the LOC101501057 gene encoding uncharacterized protein, which gives rise to MATMERRKTLTMNWDGLGDDEDDLHFFETYNRLSTAVPDDLASSSDEEDNDYEDSRLSFASAVSSFHPAKHRKPPELPSASSITPNYDIWMAAPGSITERRRRLLGSMGLDEKKENLKVTSVAIGRAITKKFENNQRETSPSSNSSHSGTNSSSSSVSTTSPTTTTTTSSVSGQRKSEQSPVSYVLVRSRSEGDIDSFSMAKLRKEEIIGKISKQRLTRTATDIGVPSTRARHANGNRFIVKDSHSGESGHKRLPSSQMVTQMVTPGSAVGAFFLIKNLDTGKEFIVNEYGENGMWNRLSDLETGKQLTMEEFENTVGHSAVVKEIMRRANVGRNDGYGKKLASNSYILRSLKLSKRRGASLLKNIKGVASGFVGEREREVVAPQVVAPPVVEPQQQQQKTQGKNKWVKVRQSGKSQKELSALHMCQEFQAHEGCIWTIKFSLDGRFLASAGEDKAIHIWEVQECEVMSMKPEEGNLTPIHPSLVSSMEKTSGEAPSLGKKKGKFGSKRGSAIPDYVHVPENVFTFSEKPYCSFHGHLDEVLDLSWSRSQLLLSSSMDKTVRLWDLETKACLKFFAHNDYVTCVQFNPMDDDYFISGSLDAKVRMWNIPARLVVDWTDIHEMVTAVSYTPDGQGVLVGTQKGSCRTYSIEDYKLTQTNTIELRNKKKSQLKKVTGFEFAPCNPSEVLVTSADSRIRIVDGTDIVHKFKGFRNANSQMAASFSPNGRYIISASEDSQVYVWKHEEHRNPSSGKARSLVVTQSHEHFPCKDVSVAIPWPCMIRGDPPQVPVQHSKKNSKQSMDENSKRMLPPLPKKGNNNNNNNNGTESAPCSPEHDPSSISRTESGIDNDSFANNSKRMLPPLPKKNNNNNQTMENEMEDDPAAISRTDSGFGDSFSSGSGSIRYCDSPSISDAATPSWSSSYSSYDGSQGGASAIHPSAWGLVIVTAGFGGEIRCYQNFGLPRRMGRQAHLFGSPA